The Azospirillum sp. TSH100 genome includes a region encoding these proteins:
- a CDS encoding bifunctional 2-polyprenyl-6-hydroxyphenol methylase/3-demethylubiquinol 3-O-methyltransferase UbiG produces MDLATKEFYDDFWPRFVPIYDETKKYMLETLTERQIGRALDAGCGHGICSVILSEMAEQVVSVDVSSDSLATARQQAQRFGRDNIEFHHQDLQELDTDLGPFDLVWCWGVAMMAPDPMKVMRNLMAVTKPGGTVYLGLYLKTWLSPVHEGVRHFCRAYMDTPARRKLVGGFFTGLTKVACLLKGQEINRRADNVSIQAQVEDWYYPPYKTFYSIGEIIALFERNGFKAECIQDRLGRMKSATIFVIRATKNA; encoded by the coding sequence ATGGATCTCGCGACCAAGGAATTCTACGACGACTTCTGGCCCCGTTTCGTGCCGATCTACGACGAGACCAAGAAGTACATGCTGGAGACGCTGACCGAGCGGCAGATCGGCCGGGCGCTCGATGCCGGCTGCGGCCACGGCATCTGCTCCGTCATCCTGTCGGAAATGGCGGAACAGGTGGTATCGGTCGACGTGTCGTCGGACAGCCTCGCCACCGCCCGCCAGCAGGCCCAGCGCTTCGGCCGCGACAACATCGAGTTCCATCACCAGGACCTGCAGGAACTGGACACGGACCTCGGTCCGTTCGATCTGGTCTGGTGCTGGGGGGTGGCGATGATGGCGCCCGACCCGATGAAGGTCATGCGCAACCTGATGGCCGTCACCAAGCCGGGCGGCACCGTCTATCTCGGCCTCTACCTGAAGACCTGGCTGTCGCCGGTGCATGAGGGCGTGCGCCACTTCTGCCGCGCCTACATGGACACGCCGGCCCGGCGCAAGCTGGTCGGCGGCTTCTTCACCGGGCTGACCAAGGTCGCCTGCCTGTTGAAGGGACAGGAGATCAACCGCCGTGCCGACAACGTGTCGATCCAGGCCCAGGTCGAGGACTGGTACTACCCGCCCTACAAGACCTTCTATTCGATCGGGGAGATCATTGCGCTGTTCGAGCGCAACGGCTTCAAGGCCGAGTGCATCCAGGACCGGCTGGGCCGGATGAAGAGCGCCACGATCTTCGTGATCCGGGCGACGAAGAATGCCTGA
- a CDS encoding sulfotransferase family 2 domain-containing protein, translating to MRFDKDYSDNNSNHDRLVFLHIAKTAGTTLDHILRENFLPNEVCPERLSGISAWSPRNLLKYKYFSAHDSFDRFSTYIPKPFQMVTVLREPVDRLISQYLYWKSHTDSHVEENNLHYPRLAREYALKEFLKFPIPLLRTLTENVTARYLTDHTMKNDWELWRDGDDQEMLDRALRNLEKIDVYGIAEFMDESIDVICRHFNIAVPAVIPRLNETRNNNLDGTACFEEIEDLKIDDETEELLVKLNRLDTIIYNEAAKPFIERAKKDGRRLSGINSACGRTIAQYARTVFMAEPGEVGFLIFGPYIRLRRGNYTITVEVKLSDLPNGLDDAHEIGFIDVSSEKGTAVHAHRAIRLGDVTGEGYQRIRVDFSLNRTAIDLEVRTYTSGVCRFSANRDVRLHERDA from the coding sequence ATGAGGTTTGATAAGGATTATTCGGACAATAATTCAAACCATGACCGGTTGGTGTTTCTTCACATAGCAAAAACAGCTGGAACAACCCTTGACCATATTCTGAGGGAAAATTTCCTGCCTAATGAAGTCTGCCCAGAAAGGTTATCTGGTATTTCTGCGTGGTCACCACGAAATTTGTTGAAGTACAAATATTTCTCCGCCCACGACAGTTTCGATAGATTCAGCACTTACATTCCGAAGCCTTTCCAGATGGTGACGGTTCTTCGTGAGCCTGTCGATCGTCTCATTTCTCAGTATTTGTATTGGAAAAGTCATACCGACAGTCATGTCGAAGAGAACAACCTCCATTACCCTCGGCTTGCAAGAGAGTATGCATTAAAAGAGTTTCTGAAGTTCCCAATTCCTCTCCTCCGTACTTTGACCGAAAATGTCACGGCAAGGTACCTGACCGATCATACAATGAAAAATGATTGGGAGCTTTGGCGGGATGGTGACGATCAAGAGATGCTCGATCGTGCTTTGCGAAACCTTGAAAAGATAGATGTCTACGGCATCGCGGAGTTCATGGATGAGTCGATCGACGTCATATGCCGTCATTTCAATATAGCGGTTCCTGCCGTTATCCCGCGGCTGAATGAGACAAGAAACAACAATCTCGATGGAACAGCGTGTTTCGAGGAAATTGAAGACCTTAAGATCGATGATGAAACGGAAGAGCTTCTGGTAAAGCTGAACCGTCTCGATACGATTATCTACAATGAGGCTGCCAAGCCCTTCATTGAGAGAGCGAAAAAGGATGGAAGACGACTCTCCGGCATCAATTCAGCCTGCGGCCGGACCATCGCTCAGTATGCCAGGACCGTCTTCATGGCTGAGCCGGGCGAGGTCGGGTTCCTCATCTTCGGGCCATACATCCGCCTGAGGAGAGGGAATTACACGATCACTGTGGAAGTGAAGCTGTCAGACCTTCCCAACGGTTTGGACGATGCTCATGAAATCGGCTTTATCGACGTCTCTTCGGAAAAAGGCACTGCGGTTCATGCCCATCGGGCGATACGTCTGGGTGATGTGACAGGTGAGGGTTATCAAAGGATCCGCGTCGATTTCTCTTTGAACAGGACGGCAATCGATCTTGAGGTGAGGACCTATACATCAGGAGTTTGCAGGTTCTCTGCAAATCGGGATGTTCGTCTTCATGAGAGGGATGCCTGA
- a CDS encoding tetratricopeptide repeat protein: MGQDIARAIEHYRAGRRDDALALAEQVLREAPGDSGALNLAGVILYELGRLDEAVERLSGLVALDPSFFQARINLAVVQQARGARMEAVAQFRMVAALVPDQLEVQDRLGSLLHGLGDHDGALRHLRRAVRLAPNDPDRRVLLAVSLMSNGAHAEAAAILSDVLARQPGHADARGHLATAWLSSGRPDLAEAVLAEGGAVTGEAANTLARARLYRRIAEEAGRPQLPHGLLVRAPFSVLSGYGDFAQHFVRSLMERGQTLRLAGLAGEESWRPSFADPILQAAARRLDAPVRPRLALSVLTPPLVEPIPGVPTVNYTMFEGPRIPAVFALCNRAHDLVIVPTESSRLAWIAAGHPEDRIRVCPPGIAPNPADAGARPLPIMGSRGRGVMEYRVRVLNISDFVARKNLDGLLRVWLRATRADDDAILILKVGKGGSSLVGEVRRLLEQGMRATGRRMEAAAPIALLTDRYDEQGIACLYAMATHYFSLSHGEGWDLPITRAGCLGAGLIAPRHSAYTAYLNDEVAHLIPCTTGPALMPYSSAYYPAFHGLDWWHPDEDAAAEILSRVVRNPEAERRDAARHLTETFTWDAAARRLLDVLDEVRR; this comes from the coding sequence ATGGGTCAAGACATCGCGCGCGCCATAGAGCATTACCGGGCCGGTCGCCGCGACGACGCCCTGGCCCTGGCAGAACAGGTTCTGCGCGAGGCCCCCGGCGACAGCGGGGCTCTCAACCTTGCCGGCGTCATCCTGTACGAGCTGGGCCGCCTGGACGAGGCGGTGGAGCGGCTGTCGGGCCTGGTGGCGCTCGATCCCTCCTTCTTCCAGGCGCGCATCAATCTGGCGGTGGTGCAGCAGGCGAGGGGCGCGCGGATGGAAGCCGTCGCCCAGTTCCGCATGGTTGCGGCCCTGGTGCCGGACCAGCTGGAGGTGCAGGACCGGCTGGGCAGCCTGCTGCATGGTTTGGGCGATCATGACGGGGCGTTGCGCCATCTGCGCCGCGCCGTCAGGCTCGCCCCCAACGACCCCGACCGCCGGGTGCTGCTGGCGGTGTCGTTGATGTCGAACGGCGCTCATGCCGAGGCAGCCGCGATCCTGTCCGACGTGCTGGCGCGGCAGCCCGGCCATGCCGATGCCCGTGGCCATCTGGCCACGGCCTGGCTGTCGTCCGGCCGGCCTGACCTGGCGGAGGCGGTGCTGGCGGAAGGCGGTGCCGTGACCGGCGAGGCGGCGAACACCCTGGCCCGTGCCCGTCTCTACCGCCGGATCGCCGAAGAAGCCGGCCGGCCGCAGCTTCCCCACGGGCTGCTGGTGCGCGCGCCCTTCTCGGTTCTGTCGGGCTACGGCGACTTCGCCCAGCATTTCGTGCGCAGCCTGATGGAGCGCGGGCAGACGCTGCGGCTGGCCGGGCTGGCGGGCGAGGAGAGCTGGCGCCCCTCCTTCGCCGACCCGATCCTGCAGGCGGCGGCGCGGCGGCTGGATGCGCCGGTACGGCCCCGTCTGGCGCTCAGCGTGCTGACCCCGCCGCTGGTCGAGCCGATCCCCGGCGTGCCGACCGTCAATTACACCATGTTCGAAGGGCCGCGGATCCCCGCCGTCTTCGCCCTCTGCAATCGGGCGCATGATCTGGTGATCGTGCCGACCGAATCCTCCCGGCTGGCCTGGATCGCCGCCGGCCATCCGGAGGACCGCATCCGCGTCTGTCCGCCCGGCATCGCCCCCAACCCGGCGGACGCCGGGGCCCGGCCGCTGCCCATCATGGGGTCGCGCGGCCGGGGCGTGATGGAGTATCGGGTCCGCGTGCTCAACATCTCCGACTTCGTTGCCCGCAAGAACCTGGACGGGCTTCTGCGGGTCTGGCTGCGCGCCACCCGCGCCGATGACGACGCGATCCTGATCCTGAAGGTGGGCAAGGGTGGCTCGTCCCTGGTCGGCGAGGTTCGCCGGCTGCTGGAGCAGGGCATGCGCGCCACCGGCCGCCGGATGGAGGCGGCGGCTCCCATCGCGCTGCTCACCGACCGCTACGACGAGCAGGGTATTGCCTGCCTCTACGCCATGGCGACCCATTATTTCAGCCTGTCGCACGGCGAGGGCTGGGACCTGCCGATCACCCGGGCGGGCTGCCTGGGCGCCGGCCTGATCGCTCCCAGGCACAGCGCCTATACCGCTTACCTGAACGATGAGGTCGCCCACCTGATCCCCTGCACGACCGGTCCGGCGCTGATGCCCTACAGCAGCGCCTATTACCCGGCTTTCCACGGGCTGGACTGGTGGCACCCGGATGAGGATGCGGCGGCAGAGATCCTGTCCCGTGTCGTCCGCAACCCCGAGGCCGAGCGCCGGGATGCCGCCCGCCACCTTACGGAAACCTTCACCTGGGATGCCGCCGCCCGTCGCCTGCTCGACGTCCTGGATGAGGTGAGGCGATAA
- a CDS encoding class I SAM-dependent methyltransferase, whose product MPEAAAGREDRTASPDWEELGRLLSRGYIDSGFIGGVTRVPVADVVRDMLSEARADEQVAELRRTAAAAGVDADKARILEVGSGCGMTVVRGRTAHGLDIHGIEPSMGEYSSTLDVCRRLIDHYGLPADAVRDATGEAIPFSDASFDIVYSSNVLEHVGDPAAVLDEALRVLKPGGLLLIVVPNYGSWWEGHYGILWLPRMPAGLAKLYVRLFGRDPSYVDTLNLIDRPWFDRWLGRHPGRLEVLDWGWGVFEQRLRTLGFGDWAALSVAKRIVTFVHRSGLLEPAIWLARRLHWETPIIFAARKR is encoded by the coding sequence ATGCCTGAGGCGGCGGCGGGACGGGAGGATCGGACGGCTTCCCCCGACTGGGAGGAACTGGGCCGGCTGCTGTCCCGCGGCTACATCGACAGCGGCTTCATCGGTGGCGTCACCCGCGTGCCGGTTGCCGATGTCGTGCGCGACATGCTGTCGGAGGCCCGGGCCGACGAGCAGGTGGCGGAACTGCGGCGCACCGCCGCTGCCGCCGGGGTCGATGCGGACAAGGCCCGCATCCTGGAGGTCGGGTCGGGCTGCGGCATGACCGTGGTGCGCGGCCGCACGGCGCATGGGCTGGACATCCACGGCATCGAGCCCAGCATGGGCGAATACAGCTCCACGCTGGATGTCTGCCGCCGGCTGATCGACCATTACGGCCTGCCGGCCGACGCGGTGCGCGACGCCACCGGCGAGGCGATTCCCTTTTCGGATGCCAGCTTCGACATCGTCTACTCCTCCAACGTGTTGGAGCATGTCGGCGACCCGGCGGCGGTGCTGGACGAGGCGCTGCGCGTGCTGAAGCCGGGCGGGCTGCTGCTGATCGTCGTGCCCAACTACGGCTCCTGGTGGGAGGGGCATTACGGCATCCTGTGGCTGCCGCGGATGCCGGCCGGGCTGGCGAAGCTCTATGTCCGGCTGTTCGGCCGCGACCCGTCCTATGTCGACACCCTCAACCTGATCGACCGCCCCTGGTTCGACCGCTGGCTCGGCCGCCATCCCGGCAGGCTGGAGGTGCTGGACTGGGGCTGGGGCGTCTTCGAGCAGCGCCTGCGCACCCTGGGCTTTGGTGATTGGGCGGCGTTGTCGGTCGCCAAGCGCATCGTCACCTTCGTCCACCGCTCCGGCCTGCTGGAGCCCGCGATCTGGCTCGCCCGCCGTCTGCACTGGGAAACCCCCATCATCTTCGCGGCGCGCAAGCGCTGA
- a CDS encoding tetratricopeptide repeat protein produces the protein MIQPQSFLIPAVEAHQTDRLDEARQLYRKALAVDPAQYDGLQLLGLVEKRFARTDDAVALMRRALRLAPGFTAVRQNLCRTLQGIGDHAGAMILLRQLAAELPDDAEPLYQLGSTLLRQERRQEAAGPLRRAAVLRPDHLETRIALSEALLLDSASQGAEFEESLRNAQASVMLGPGNPVAHLQVALVLEEMARASESLAACRRALRLQPTMTDARHIAGINRMRLGDFVGGMADFEARKNNVWFRADGNPIPVWDGRPLPDDTVALAAEGGWGDMIHFIRFVPQVARICGEVVVVCPPRLQRLLATVPNPGNIRFNPEHMPDIRARAMCLSLPHLLGSTADSVPNRPYLSADPERVRLWTERLAGLGGLRVGLCWSNGDATRDADPRRSVPFEFVRPLAAIPGVSLVNLHKQDNAAKRLADADEALLHRLGADFDAGPDAFLDTAAVMKTLDLVIAIDSSVLHVAGALGVPTWLPAPYRMDWRWMNDAEKSIWYPSLRIYRQDRQWDWSGSMASIAHDLARAAEAKAAGLPPDLLP, from the coding sequence ATGATCCAGCCGCAGTCCTTTCTCATCCCCGCCGTCGAGGCCCACCAGACCGACCGGCTGGACGAAGCCCGGCAGCTGTACCGCAAGGCACTCGCCGTCGATCCCGCCCAGTATGACGGGCTGCAACTGCTGGGGTTGGTGGAAAAGCGGTTCGCCAGGACCGACGACGCGGTGGCTCTGATGCGCCGGGCGCTGAGGCTGGCTCCCGGCTTCACCGCCGTACGGCAGAATCTGTGCCGCACCTTGCAGGGGATCGGCGACCATGCCGGCGCCATGATCCTGCTTCGCCAGCTGGCTGCGGAACTTCCCGACGATGCCGAGCCCCTGTACCAGCTGGGCAGCACCCTGCTGCGGCAGGAGCGGCGGCAGGAGGCCGCCGGACCGCTGCGGCGGGCGGCGGTGCTGCGTCCGGACCATCTGGAAACCCGCATCGCCCTCAGCGAGGCCCTGCTGCTCGATTCCGCCTCGCAGGGGGCGGAGTTCGAAGAGTCGCTGCGCAACGCCCAGGCTTCGGTCATGCTGGGGCCCGGCAACCCGGTGGCCCATCTGCAGGTCGCCCTGGTGCTGGAGGAGATGGCCCGCGCGTCGGAGTCCCTGGCGGCCTGCCGCCGGGCGTTGCGCCTGCAGCCGACCATGACCGACGCCCGCCACATCGCCGGCATCAACCGGATGCGGCTCGGCGATTTCGTCGGCGGCATGGCCGATTTCGAAGCGCGCAAGAACAATGTCTGGTTCCGGGCCGACGGCAACCCGATCCCGGTCTGGGACGGCCGGCCGCTGCCCGACGACACGGTGGCCCTGGCCGCCGAGGGCGGCTGGGGCGACATGATCCATTTCATCCGCTTCGTGCCGCAGGTCGCCCGCATCTGCGGCGAGGTGGTCGTGGTCTGTCCGCCGCGGCTGCAGCGCCTGCTGGCGACCGTACCCAATCCCGGCAACATCCGCTTCAACCCGGAGCACATGCCCGACATCCGGGCCCGTGCGATGTGCCTCAGCCTGCCCCATCTGCTCGGGTCGACCGCCGACAGCGTGCCGAACCGCCCCTATCTGTCGGCCGATCCCGAACGGGTGCGGCTGTGGACGGAACGGCTGGCCGGGCTGGGCGGCCTGCGCGTCGGGCTGTGCTGGAGCAACGGCGACGCCACCCGCGACGCCGACCCCAGGCGCTCCGTCCCCTTCGAGTTCGTCCGCCCGTTGGCCGCCATCCCCGGCGTCAGCCTGGTCAACCTGCACAAGCAGGACAATGCCGCCAAGCGCCTGGCGGATGCCGACGAGGCGCTGCTCCACCGGCTGGGTGCGGATTTCGACGCCGGGCCGGACGCCTTCCTCGACACCGCGGCGGTGATGAAGACGCTGGATCTGGTCATCGCCATCGACAGTTCCGTCCTGCATGTCGCCGGGGCGCTGGGCGTCCCGACCTGGCTGCCGGCGCCCTACCGGATGGACTGGCGCTGGATGAACGATGCGGAGAAGAGCATCTGGTACCCGTCCTTGCGCATCTACCGCCAGGACCGCCAGTGGGACTGGTCCGGTTCGATGGCCAGCATCGCCCATGACCTCGCCCGCGCCGCCGAGGCCAAGGCCGCCGGTCTGCCGCCGGACCTGCTGCCGTAA
- a CDS encoding glycosyltransferase family 4 protein — translation MIPNLAFTWQLTEVHGWGLVGVHTALYLADMGRPPLLLEKPLMGTLRPENRARLQSLEGPYQQVTAMADNAKGHMLLLKEFDVLHALGNGFTAGGPSGRFRGRRNIGVIAYEETRFTPEVMARARQYDRIVVHSTYNRQLLEIWGFDNIGLAFQGIDPTEMVEAEPSGRFGDRFVIFSGGKLEFRKGQDIVLAAFRAFRQRHPDALLVTAWQNAWPEVGMTMAESPLAPKPPRILPNNMVDVKSWALENGADEEGFVDLGFLGRHQIAGVLADCHAAVFPNRCEGATNLVAMEAMACGVPVVLSNNTGHRDLLKSPTQGDDLCLTLDRQVPVADRDGSRFGWGESSVDELVEALERLYADRAAAKARAARAKAFIRTERTWRAFAEAFVSAIQ, via the coding sequence ATGATTCCGAACTTGGCTTTCACCTGGCAGCTCACGGAGGTCCACGGCTGGGGACTGGTGGGTGTCCACACCGCCCTCTACCTCGCCGACATGGGCCGGCCGCCGCTGCTGCTTGAAAAGCCTTTGATGGGAACCCTGCGCCCGGAGAACCGCGCCAGGCTGCAATCGTTGGAGGGCCCCTATCAGCAGGTCACCGCCATGGCCGACAATGCCAAGGGCCACATGCTGCTGCTGAAGGAATTCGACGTCCTGCACGCGCTGGGCAACGGCTTCACCGCCGGTGGCCCGTCGGGGCGCTTCCGCGGCCGGCGCAACATCGGCGTCATCGCCTATGAGGAAACCCGCTTCACGCCCGAGGTGATGGCGCGCGCCCGCCAGTACGACCGCATCGTCGTGCATTCGACCTACAACAGGCAGTTGCTGGAGATCTGGGGCTTCGACAATATCGGCCTCGCCTTCCAGGGCATCGACCCGACCGAGATGGTGGAGGCGGAGCCGAGCGGCCGGTTCGGCGACCGGTTCGTCATCTTCTCCGGCGGGAAGCTGGAGTTCCGCAAGGGCCAGGACATCGTGCTGGCCGCCTTCCGCGCCTTCCGTCAGCGCCATCCCGACGCGCTGCTCGTCACCGCCTGGCAGAACGCCTGGCCGGAGGTCGGCATGACCATGGCGGAATCACCCCTGGCGCCGAAGCCTCCGCGCATCCTGCCCAACAACATGGTCGACGTGAAGAGCTGGGCCTTGGAGAACGGCGCCGACGAGGAAGGCTTCGTCGACCTCGGCTTCCTCGGCCGCCACCAGATCGCCGGCGTGCTGGCCGATTGCCACGCCGCCGTCTTCCCCAACCGCTGCGAGGGGGCGACCAACCTGGTCGCCATGGAGGCGATGGCCTGCGGCGTGCCGGTGGTGCTGTCCAACAACACCGGCCACCGCGACCTGCTGAAAAGCCCGACCCAGGGCGATGACCTGTGCCTGACGCTGGACCGGCAGGTCCCGGTCGCCGACCGCGACGGCAGCCGCTTCGGTTGGGGTGAATCCTCGGTCGACGAACTGGTGGAAGCGTTGGAACGCCTCTACGCCGACCGCGCCGCCGCCAAGGCCCGCGCCGCCCGCGCCAAAGCCTTCATCCGCACCGAACGCACGTGGCGGGCCTTTGCCGAGGCGTTCGTCAGCGCGATCCAGTAG